One genomic window of Osmia bicornis bicornis chromosome 5, iOsmBic2.1, whole genome shotgun sequence includes the following:
- the LOC114880105 gene encoding protein lava lamp-like isoform X5, producing the protein MWSTSEEPPGTMEGDSSESMVHAKEKCEQNKNQLESLKEIMLKNKQSLKKKEEEVQEYARRLSKIKSRAKLSRRSKGENLPCKDVSHTSEETTSVDISEETIDDISQAKTAKAKSTLLQKKLAENRKVFEQRNKEITETKRAVEEKVEAIRQQLEEKDITAMGFQKDQLPVAPIKPVMISSDIMSPKQIESIEEKENQIAVLNKKILELEATVIDLQENLKEKDSVIESKTRAVTLMSADLSKKGKTTLDTLEDTKDEMRTMQEHFILLETSLKNKNESLLEQLQGRDNKIAELEDSIKGFEQQLSQSSGADVPRSTLDTLLETKEAMKSMQENFVLVESSLKAKNDHLLEQLGDYELKLAEANERIFKLESGIGIIKDPTVDDLQYKLEKLEHSNKQLQDEKYELQKNIAELQDKILNLSVNGNNGALMEKDNRIVELENLIEELKQSNKLLEEESKAELQQKLADLTLKNEEYSNKIADLEGLVHELEEQKSDIAARLSDESSLKGDEKVAKLTKELEELNKSMIKIKAQHRSKIKNLQKQLENVKKVSDTNAELVRLGNQVALLEEEKELHIAKQEVSSLEAENAESENLRVTAEMKIVDLEEQLEAMNKLQNDNKLESSSEDNHAELLKQVEALTQENAELYSRISKLEEKGTSETGSTESFEAIQELDKSDLLKKIEDLMHKNNELTLKVSRYQEKENSHAGSTEWLETMNERDKNELLKKVEQLTQENTDLAMKLSRMEEKGSSDTGSTESFERIPEHNESMTKIELLTQENNELVIKFTKLKEQLENTMEIDAKLRAEIEILQQADKDKSSEVERLTAELRNLAEEKDRLQKQIESLIVEKNELAALHTKEEDRSLSEQETVDFAERSKRSVDVEAEIDEEKDLLEKEVKGLERLRESTQDLQIDELTGRIEELLKENERVLSKLSELETYNDKLKENLTETTREKEELQSKINDMSRDHSVKEMLELEKKDDVPEKEEMPQSDESSQQTESMIVASLEREIEECKKLIAEQTGLIEEMKLKLANKEEELEEKGKQLTEYEASGKKAESLENELKEIFDTVDEWKHKCIEMQEKMEKLEAGKASIEEGFKMLQNENKILLEENKEKDAETDRLKQQLQDTVTTFESKVQEQLAAISEKENEIGNLKQIIEDKDQELHAKYTELQNKMIAIDSLQDECNNCKMLIQERNNALASMSDEVANLNNAMKSKEDEIYTLRKHIDELSEKLDESKPLKDYNELLEQLKNKDMILDELHCRINATTKENSNLSEKLKSLSQHNNNIQSQLAEKQREFVDMVAAKELLETLIAETKKEKDEAERRIWDLQSVIDYYMKFVEDLQGELKGSYKHIEQLKLKHTEDVELQNQRLENLIEELNSKTQECETLRDELEEKERLVGRNITEEVKVALEARIVDLAEKLKESEEKIQSQLEKMKKLAANLKKKTTVCQELEGRVTELEEKWTTEKDEKEAKNKQIQDVEIAMREKDNRITDLEEKLTRARNENADAFKNIEELTSDLSDSKEKITLLTGQIEEMEREIVKLRADLESRTAELGIERESKGNIISDYDSYKQSVIRENERKQVELDEVKEKARELSVRMQVMEAEYVEQLASIKNLTAENGLLLSKQTQINEKLENAEKESEERRLLIEQMRRVTTEAVTESTQTTEEESTEEERKTEGAEQCDRCKQCQTLVQTLELKLQEREAEIENLDNELANSIGNFVRMNQNSMRNRSLEDPYNDLLFQYNSLISSHEEVKAKLDEASKENKQLIEKIEQLQSMNVTLEETVTTTEQSIERQREDLLNSDLAKEREEREAELLNLQREIQTLRERVNELEQQLNSQTISLESAEDRKKDLRQEIESLRSDRETNDKLIEDLRSELEGYRNQSGESVEKPIAKREATFDQQENAPRLFDASKIFGSFASDSDLLTDNEAKRLQALLEEKEARCSNLTQEMNHLQKLMMEERSQMSQNYSQCVEELEISRKELTTTLSNLEVLERTLSEKDKQIDALNLELQNLNLRMMEQQNDTKESQLEELRTSLNSTKEALDAIIVEREQRDALLESYKLQVTNLEAELKNSTDSELIQELESRVSCTTKERDLLQLQVNDLSRSMEELKYSMGVELEKIGRERDEAKEMVANLTRALEDAYKQSMTSTITDTSTKESTPLEEVSRDQLEPGSPVTKAVVEEAKQGTASTPFSSEVPFVDDGTGWDAEKLVDEESWGWDAEEAQLVGEHVTASLIPSMEMQLRARVDDLEDRIKDMEKERDRMLEESKAAQLRNAKMIKKLKEYKVQVESLQQQLKTQKSSSDFYELDSAIEEELKCQISKLEKSLSEVREELKNTVAEKEALTKRLDVVVSANERYMEMKERQDMDMEVLRIRNKELSDKIEALDKKLQSGVTAAEDSEVPRGESVVSGEEDKPVPRERVRKRSVDPEDYESLCKKYREEIDDLKEEMEALASENDLLQHFLEEQKVKMSSLEKKRTAEENESIQIVDDLNKRISELQAMLSKSREEYELLRKQYEQSLMDANDQVTAMRQNTDFLKEEAREKIGKLEMEVADLRKQLEIFESSNAELQKHLQEVFQEKTSLEERLTAIMASSEKQLSSMNASMAEVTDLLNIRIQEVADLKQELQRQYVDHEEAKTKLQETVEGLDQELGEKRQQLERLKQSLSEKENEFVQQQSVETVSALVSQATQELAQKHAIEVEEKEKEIQSLRGKLSALETAVNEYSSEKQGILARLDEQQQELQLLRQDLTEKNSSLVAFQANLTSILSEKERELFDRNERIDRLTADNQSLLETIGELQRRLYEFETTSIDTNGLTSRIQSLETSLLEKESDLARYAKESNEYHAILENNRIEIEQLRADTRHIDELKSELTAKAEQMNRLNVELEATREALGETRQILNEKTCLLEKCNRALEEKDSESSAVPMIESNQPSASNIVDGFPLFRMTEDNHGFQQTIDGMQAELEKKQEEIEHLKYVLNENTYPGIIREMQDTINCLYDEKAELKSSLDALNEKFEEKAKEIESLTESLKAKSLEVVSKEQTGVLSRERASMQDQERIVGLQNELHAKEQEINEMKYVLAEKDSQLSLQASMEPQSDDFELREMVQRLTGEVYGKEQEVQQLKSIIAELQTEVSRLQEFERLSEETKDAIEKLGAEKEQARLEAEEYLKMILEQKETEIDEIKQRLSVENQRMLDELQLRDRDVENLKKQLEELSTMEQTMKDKLQGKEEDLARVSNDLAEKERRLAELSITKDAELHNLNVLIHEKEARIEELMLLSDEEEKQLKELRNVLEARETEINSLKKLLEDKVKEFELIQNVLKKDVSVVGASTSQRGETSDEDNKAFASQELDLALYMLHQRDVRCEELTHELMQLLEERDTLQLRLSNAIRVNEELRRMGGGPDVAPRDEASTSVSEEPMVEHPSPSKSEGPVEIAKEAIDAPIGEDKEALALKLSQLHTVSHTKDVRLRDERELRHTQQMSLLAHKDVLSTLPPEAAARLVNANYTLSRDVQSQSSVLLNWLWGKSTPKVVHM; encoded by the exons ATGTGGAGTACATCGGAAGAACCACCAGGGACAATGGAAGGGGATTCATCTGAATCGATGGTGCatgcaaaagaaaaatgtgagcaaaataaaaatcaattggAATCGCTTAAAGAAATTATGTTGAAAAATAAGCAGAGcttaaaaaagaaggaagaagaggtTCAG GAATATGCAAGAAGGCTGTCCAAAATTAAATCTAGAGCCAAGTTATCTCGTAGAAGTAAAGGTGAAAATTTGCCTTGTAAAGATGTAAGTCATACATCGGAGGAAACTACATCAGTGGATATATCTGAAGAAACAATCGATGACATCAGTCAAGCAAAAACTGCAAAAGCAAAATCTACTTTACTCCAAAAGAAGTTGGCAGAGAATAGAAAAGTGTTTGAACAACGTAATAAAGAAATAACCGAAACTAAACGAGCAGTGGAAGAAAAAGTGGAAGCTATTAGGCAACAATTGGAAGAAAAAGATATAACAGCAATGGGTTTTCAAAAGGATCAATTACCTGTTGCACCTATTAAGCCAGTCATGATAAGTTCGGAT ATCATGTCACCAAAACAGATTGAAAGTattgaagaaaaagagaatcaAATCGCAGtacttaataaaaaaattttagaattggAAGCTACTGTTATAGATCTGCaggaaaatttaaaagagaaagattcGGTTATCGAATCTAAGACGAGAGCAGTCACTCTTATGTCTGCGGATCTTTCGAAAAAGGGTAAAACGACTTTGGACACTCTCGAAGATACGAAAGACGAAATGCGAACGATGCAGGaacattttatattgttaGAGACATCATTGAAGAATAAGAATGAAAGTCTCTTGGAGCAGTTGCAAGGAAGGGATAATAAAATAGCAGAATTAGAAGACTCAATTAAAGg ATTTGAGCAACAATTGTCACAGTCATCAGGCGCTGATGTCCCTCGTTCTACATTGGATACTTTATTAGAAACTAAAGAAGCTATGAAATCGATGCAAGAAAATTTTGTACTTGTAGAATCTTCTCTCAAAGCAAAAAATGACCATCTACTTGAGCAGTTAGGAgattatgaattaaaattagcGGAAGCTAATGaacgaatatttaaattagaatCTGGTATTGGAATAATCAAGGATCCAACGGTTGATGATTTACAGTATAAATTGGAAAAACTGGAACATAGTAATAAACAGTTACAAGATGAAAAGTatgaattacaaaaaaatattgcaGAATTACAAGATAAAATTCTAAATCTATCAGTGAATGGTAATAATGGTGCTTTGATGGAGAAAGATAACAGAATAGTTGAGcttgaaaatttaatcgaaGAATTAAAGCAATCTAACAAGTTACTCGAAGAAGAATCTAAAGCAGAGTTACAACAAAAATTAGCAGATTtaactttgaaaaatgaagAGTACTCGAATAAAATAGCTGATCTTGAAGGTTTGGTACACGAACTTGAAGAACAAAAAAGTGATATTGCGGCAAGATTATCGGATGAAAGTAGTCTAAAAGGGGATGAAAAAGTGGCGAAACTTACTAAGGAATTAGAAGAATTAAATAAGAGTATGATAAAAATTAAGGCACAACAtagaagtaaaataaaaaatctgcAGAAACAACTAGAGAATGTGAAAAAG gTATCTGATACAAACGCGGAACTTGTCAGACTGGGGAATCAAGTGGCATTATTAGAGGAAGAGAAAG aACTTCACATAGCGAAACAGGAGGTTTCATCCTTGGAAGCAGAGAACGCAGAGTCAGAAAATCTTCGGGTTACCgcagaaatgaaaattgttgaTCTTGAAGAACAGTTGGAAGCAATGAACAAATTGCAAAACGACAACAAATTGGAATCATCGTCGGAGGATAATCACGCGGAACTGCTTAAACAGGTGGAAGCATTGACCCAGGAAAATGCAGAATTATATAGTAGAATATCAAAATTGGAAGAGAAAGGAACGTCTGAAACTGGATCTACCGAATCGTTCGAGGCTATACAAGAGCTGGACAAGAGCGATCTGTTGAAGAAGATAGAGGATTTAATGCATAAAAATAACGAATTAACTCTGAAGGTAAGCAGATAccaagagaaagaaaattctcACGCTGGTTCCACGGAGTGGTTGGAAACGATGAACGAAAGGGACAAGAACGAACTGTTAAAGAAAGTCGAGCAGTTGACTCAAGAGAACACCGATTTAGCGATGAAACTGAGCAGAATGGAAGAGAAAGGATCATCCGATACAGGCTCCACAGAATCATTCGAACGTATTCCAGAGCACAATGAAAGTATGACGAAAATAGAGCTGCTTACACAAGAGAACAACGAGCTGGTGATTAAATTTACAAAGCTCAAAGAACAGTTGGAGAATACGATGGAAATAGATGCTAAGCTGAGAgcagaaattgaaattctgcAACAAGCAGACAAGGATAAATCTTCAGAAGTGGAGCGACTCACAGCCGAACTAAGAAACCTTGCCGAAGAAAAGGATCGTTTACAAAAACAAATTGAATCGTTGATCGTAGAGAAGAACGAGTTGGCTGCTTTGCATACTAAAGAAGAAGATCGTTCTCTGTCTGAACAAGAAACAGTTGATTTTGCAGAGAGATCGAAGAGGTCCGTCGATGTCGAGGCAGAAATTGACGAAGAGAAAGATCTTCTGGAGAAAGAGGTGAAAGGGTTGGAACGATTACGCGAATCAACTCAGGATCTTCAAATCGATGAATTGACCGGAAGGATAGAAGAATTGTTGAAGGAGAATGAACGCGTGCTTTCGAAGCTGTCAGAACTGGAAACGTATAACGACaagttaaaagaaaatttaacagAAACGACGCGAGAGAAGGAAGAATTGCAATCAAAAATTAACGATATGTCGCGCGACCATTCTGTCAAGGAGATGTTAGAATTGGAGAAAAAAGACGATGTTCcagagaaagaggaaatgcCGCAGTCCGACGAATCGTCTCAGCAAACCGAGTCGATGATCGTCGCCTCCTTGGAGCGCGAGATTGAAGaatgtaaaaaattaatcgcCGAGCAGACCGGCCTGATCGAAGAGATGAAGTTGAAGCTGGCGAACAAGGAAGAAGAATTGGAGGAGAAGGGTAAACAGCTGACGGAATACGAGGCGTCTGGAAAGAAGGCTGAGAGTTTGGAGAACGAATTGAAGGAGATATTCGACACCGTAGATGAATGGAAGCACAAGTGCATCGAGATGCAAGAGAAAATGGAGAAGCTGGAAGCAGGGAAAGCTTCCATCGAGGAAGGTTTCAAAATGTTGCAAAACGAGAATAAAATTTTGCTCGAAGAGAACAAAGAAAAGGATGCGGAAACCGATCGCTTGAAACAACAGTTGCAGGATACTGTAACGACCTTTGAATCGAAAGTTCAGGAACAGCTTGCAGCGATATCAGAGAAGGAGAACGAGATCGGCAACCTGAAACAAATAATCGAGGACAAGGATCAAGAATTGCACGCGAAATACACCGAGCTGCAAAACAAAATGATCGCGATAGACAGCTTGCAAGACGAATGTAACAATTGTAAAATGTTGATTCAAGAGAGGAACAACGCCCTCGCGTCGATGTCAGACGAGGTCGCGAATCTTAACAACGCGATGAAGAGTAAAGAGGATGAAATATATACATTGAGAAAGCATATCGACGAATTGAGCGAAAAGTTGGACGAATCGAAGCCTCTGAAAGACTACAATGAATTGCTGGAACAGTTGAAGAACAAAGATATGATTCTCGACGAGCTTCACTGCAGAATAAACGCTACAACAAAGGAGAACAGTAATTTGTCTGAAAAATTGAAGAGTTTATCCCAGCATAATAATAACATTCAAAGTCAGTTGGCTGAGAAACAAAGGGAATTCGTTGATATGGTAGCTGCGAAGGAACTCTTGGAGACACTGATAGCAGAgacgaagaaagagaaagacgaGGCTGAGAGACGAATTTGGGACTTACAAAGCGTGATAGACTACTACATGAAATTCGTGGAAGATTTGCAAGGAGAATTGAAAGGCAGTTACAAGCATATAGAGCAGCTGAAATTGAAACACACGGAGGACGTCGAGCTACAGAATCAAAGACTCGAGAACCTGATAGAAGAATTAAACTCTAAGACGCAAGAATGCGAAACGTTGAGGGACGAGTTGGAGGAGAAAGAGCGACTGGTCGGTCGGAACATCACCGAGGAAGTAAAAGTCGCGCTAGAGGCGAGGATCGTCGATTTGGCAGAAAAATTAAAGGAATCTGAGGAGAAGATTCAGTCGCAGTTGGAGAAGATGAAGAAGTTGGCGGCTAATCTGAAGAAGAAGACAACGGTTTGCCAGGAACTGGAGGGCAGGGTGACGGAGCTGGAGGAGAAGTGGACGACTGAGAAGGACGAGAAGGAGGCGAAGAACAAGCAGATACAGGACGTGGAGATAGCGATGCGCGAGAAGGATAACAGAATAACCGACCTTGAAGAGAAATTAACTCGGGCGAGAAACGAGAACGCGGATGCGTTCAAGAACATCGAGGAATTAACAAGCGATTTGAGCGATTCCAAAGAAAAGATTACTTTGCTGACCGGACAGATCGAGGAAATGGAACGGGAGATCGTTAAGCTGCGGGCGGACCTGGAATCTCGAACAGCGGAGTTGGGTATCGAAAGAGAAAGCAAGGGGAATATCATTTCTGATTACGACTCCTACAAGCAGAGTGTTATTCGAGAGAACGAGCGGAAGCAAGTGGAGCTGGACGAGGTGAAAGAGAAGGCGCGAGAGCTGAGCGTGAGGATGCAGGTGATGGAAGCGGAATACGTGGAGCAGCTAGCTTCGATAAAGAATCTGACGGCGGAGAACGGGTTGCTGTTGTCGAAGCAGACGCAGATCAACGAGAAATTGGAGAACGCCGAAAAGGAATCGGAGGAGCGAAGATTGTTGATCGAGCAAATGCGAAGGGTGACCACCGAGGCTGTAACGGAGAGCACCCAGACCACGGAGGAGGAAAGCACCGAAGAGGAGAGGAAAACCGAGGGTGCCGAGCAGTGCGATCGTTGCAAGCAATGCCAGACCCTTGTGCAAACGTTGGAGTTGAAGTTACAGGAACGAGAGGCTGAGATCGAGAATCTCGACAACGAGCTGGCTAATTCGATCGGTAACTTCGTTCGAATGAATCAGAACAGCATGAGGAACAGAAGCTTGGAGGATCCTTACAACGACCTGCTGTTCCAGTACAACTCATTGATATCCAGCCACGAAGAGGTGAAAGCGAAGCTGGACGAAGCTTCGAAAGAAAACAAGCAGCTGATAGAAAAGATCGAACAATTGCAATCGATGAACGTTACTTTGGAGGAAACTGTAACGACGACGGAGCAGAGTATCGAAAGGCAACGGGAGGATTTGTTAAATTCTGATCTGGCGAAGGAACGCGAAGAACGAGAAGCGGAATTGCTGAACCTTCAACGAGAGATTCAGACCCTTCGAGAGCGTGTTAACGAGCTGGAGCAGCAATTAAATTCCCAGACGATTTCGCTCGAGTCCGCGGAGGACAGGAAGAAGGATCTTCGGCAAGAAATCGAGTCTCTGAGAAGCGACAGGGAGacgaatgataaattaatagaagatTTGAGAAGCGAGCTCGAAGGATACAGAAATCAGAGCGGAGAATCTGTAGAAAAGCCGATAGCAAAGAGAGAGGCTACCTTCGACCAACAAGAAAACGCTCCGAGGTTGTTCGACGCATCGAAGATCTTCGGCTCTTTCGCCTCCGACTCCGATCTTCTGACCGACAACGAGGCGAAACGATTGCAGGCTTTGCTGGAAGAGAAGGAGGCTCGGTGCTCGAATCTCACCCAAGAGATGAACCATCTTCAAAAGCTGATGATGGAAGAGCGATCGCAGATGTCGCAGAACTACAGCCAGTGCGTCGAAGAGTTGGAAATCTCGCGGAAGGAGTTAACAACGACATTATCGAATCTGGAAGTCCTCGAGCGGACGTTGAGCGAGAAAGATAAGCAGATCGATGCGTTGAACTTAGAATTACAAAACCTGAACCTTCGTATGATGGAACAACAAAACGATACCAAGGAAAGTCAATTGGAAGAGTTAAGAACGAGCTTAAATTCGACGAAAGAGGCATTGGACGCGATAATCGTTGAGCGAGAGCAACGCGACGCCCTGTTGGAGTCGTACAAGTTACAGGTCACCAATTTGGAAGCGGAATTGAAGAACTCGACCGACTCTGAACTGATCCAGGAGCTGGAAAGTAGGGTTTCCTGTACGACCAAAGAGAGGGACTTGTTACAGTTACAGGTGAACGATTTGTCCAGGTCTATGGAGGAGCTGAAGTATTCTATGGGCGTTGAACTGGAGAAGATCGGTCGGGAGAGGGACGAAGCGAAAGAAATGGTCGCGAATCTCACGCGAGCCTTGGAAGATGCCTATAAACAGTCGATGACGTCTACGATCACAGATACGTCGACGAAGGAATCGACTCCGCTGGAGGAGGTCTCGCGTGATCAGTTGGAACCGGGGAGTCCAGTTACGAAAGCGGTCGTCGAAGAGGCGAAACAAGGAACTGCCTCGACGCCGTTTTCGTCGGAGGTACCGTTCGTGGACGATGGAACGGGCTGGGACGCGGAGAAGCTGGTCGACGAGGAGAGTTGGGGCTGGGACGCGGAGGAGGCTCAACTGGTCGGCGAACACGTGACGGCCAGTCTGATTCCAAGCATGGAAATGCAATTGCGAGCTCGAGTGGACGATCTGGAGGATCGAATCAAGGACATGGAGAAGGAACGCGACAGGATGCTGGAGGAGAGCAAAGCAGCGCAGCTGAGAAACGCGAAGATGATCAAGAAGCTGAAGGAGTACAAGGTACAGGTGGAGAGTTTGCAGCAGCAGTTGAAGACGCAGAAGTCGAGCAGCGACTTCTACGAGCTCGATTCGGCGATCGAGGAGGAACTGAAGTGTCAGATCAGCAAATTGGAGAAGAGTTTGAGCGAGGTTCGAGAGGAATTGAAGAACACCGTAGCCGAGAAGGAGGCGTTGACGAAGCGTCTGGACGTTGTTGTTTCCGCGAACGAGAGATACATGGAGATGAAGGAACGACAGGACATGGACATGGAGGTTCTACGTATTCGAAACAAGGAGCTGTCCGACAAGATCGAGGCTCTCGATAAGAAGCTACAGAGTGGTGTGACAGCTGCCGAAGACAGCGAGGTTCCTCGAGGTGAAAGCGTAGTTTCCGGCGAGGAAGACAAGCCTGTCCCTCGGGAACGCGTTAGAAAACGATCCGTCGACCCGGAGGACTACGAGAGCTTGTGTAAAAAGTACAGAGAGGAGATCGACGACCTGAAGGAGGAGATGGAAGCACTGGCGTCGGAGAACGATCTGCTGCAACACTTTCTCGAGGAGCAAAAGGTGAAGATGTCCAGTTTGGAGAAGAAACGAACAGCGGAGGAGAACGAGTCCATTCAGATCGTGGATGATTTGAACAAAAGAATATCCGAATTACAGGCGATGCTGAGTAAATCACGAGAGGAGTACGAATTGTTGAGGAAGCAGTACGAGCAGAGCTTAATGGACGCAAACGACCAGGTAACAGCTATGCGACAGAATACCGACTTCCTCAAGGAGGAAGCTCGCGAGAAGATCGGTAAACTGGAAATGGAAGTGGCTGATCTGCGTAAACAATTGGAGATATTCGAATCGAGCAACGCGGAACTGCAGAAGCATCTGCAGGAAGTTTTCCAAGAGAAGACGAGCCTAGAAGAAAGACTGACCGCTATAATGGCTTCCTCGGAGAAACAATTGTCCTCCATGAACGCCTCGATGGCCGAAGTGACGGATCTCTTAAACATCAGGATACAAGAAGTCGCGGACCTGAAGCAGGAGCTTCAGAGACAATACGTAGATCACGAGGAGGCGAAGACGAAGCTGCAGGAGACCGTAGAGGGGCTGGATCAGGAGCTCGGAGAGAAGAGGCAGCAACTGGAAAGGTTGAAACAATCTCTATCCGAGAAGGAGAACGAGTTCGTTCAACAGCAGAGCGTAGAGACTGTCAGCGCTCTGGTGAGCCAAGCGACCCAGGAACTTGCCCAGAAACACGCGATTGAAGTcgaggaaaaagagaaagagatccAAAGTCTTCGAGGGAAATTATCAGCCCTAGAAACAGCTGTAAACGAGTATTCGTCGGAGAAGCAAGGCATTCTAGCTCGACTGGACGAGCAGCAACAGGAGCTCCAGTTGTTGAGGCAGGATCTAACAGAAAAGAATTCGTCTTTGGTAGCTTTCCAGGCGAATCTAACTTCGATTCTGAGCGAAAAGGAACGAGAATTGTTCGACAGAAACGAAAGAATCGATAGACTCACCGCGGATAATCAGAGTCTCCTGGAAACTATCGGGGAATTGCAGCGGCGTTTATATGAATTCGAAACCACTTCCATCGATACGAACGGGTTAACGTCGCGTATTCAGAGCCTAGAAACGTCCCTCCTGGAAAAGGAATCGGATTTAGCTCGATACGCCAAGGAATCCAACGAGTACCACGCTATTTTGGAAAACAATAGAATCGAGATCGAGCAGCTTCGCGCGGATACGCGGCACATCGACGAGCTGAAGAGCGAACTGACGGCGAAAGCTGAGCAGATGAATCGTTTAAACGTGGAACTAGAAGCGACTCGCGAAGCTCTCGGGGAGACCAGACAGATTTTAAACGAGAAGACTTGTTTGTTGGAGAAATGCAATCGCGCGTTGGAGGAGAAAGACAGCGAATCTTCGGCAGTGCCGATGATCGAATCGAATCAGCCGAGTGCTTCGAACATCGTCGACGGTTTCCCTCTGTTCAGAATGACCGAGGACAATCACGGTTTTCAGCAGACGATCGACGGTATGCAGGCTGAACTGGAGAAGAAACAAGAGGAGATCGAGCATCTGAAGTACGTGTTGAACGAGAACACGTATCCGGGTATCATTCGAGAGATGCAGGACACGATCAACTGCCTGTACGACGAGAAAGCGGAATTGAAGTCGTCGTTGGACGCGTTGAACGAAAAGTTCGAGGAGAAGGCGAAGGAGATCGAATCATTGACCGAAAGTCTGAAAGCGAAGAGTCTGGAAGTTGTTTCGAAGGAACAAACCGGTGTCCTTTCCAGAGAACGAGCCTCGATGCAGGACCAGGAGAGGATCGTCGGATTGCAGAACGAGTTGCACGCGAAGGAGCAAGAGATCAACGAGATGAAGTACGTTTTAGCGGAGAAAGACTCGCAGTTGTCCCTTCAGGCTAGTATGGAGCCGCAGTCTGATGACTTCGAGTTGCGCGAAATGGTGCAGAGACTAACTGGCGAGGTGTACGGCAAGGAACAAGAGGTTCAGCAATTGAAGTCGATCATCGCGGAATTGCAGACGGAAGTCTCTCGTTTGCAGGAATTCGAGAGACTCTCCGAGGAGACTAAAGATGCGATAGAGAAGCTCGGCGCTGAGAAGGAACAGGCGAGGCTAGAGGCGGaggaatatttgaaaatgatattGGAGCAGAAGGAAACGGAGATAGATGAGATAAAGCAAAGGTTGTCCGTTGAGAATCAACGAATGCTTGATGAGTTGCAGCTGAGGGACAGGGACgttgaaaatttgaagaagCAACTGGAAGAGTTGTCCACGATGGAGCAGACGATGAAGGATAAGTTACAAGGGAAGGAGGAAGATCTGGCTCGAGTTAGCAACGATTTGGCGGAGAAAGAACGAAGATTGGCGGAGTTGAGTATCACCAAGGATGCGGAGCTTCATAATTTGAATGTTTTGATCCACGAGAAGGAGGCTCGCATCGAGGAACTGATGCTGTTGTCCGACGAGGAGGAGAAGCAACTGAAAGAGTTGAGGAACGTTTTGGAGGCCAGGGAAACGGAGATAAATTCGTTGAAGAAACTGTTAGAAGATAAGGTGAAAGAATTCGAGTTAATTCAGAACGTTTTGAAGAAGGACGTGTCCGTGGTCGGTGCTTCGACCAGTCAACGAGGCGAAACTTCCGACGAAGATAACAAAGCGTTCGCCTCGCAGGAATTGGATCTCGCTTTGTACATGCTTCATCAACGAGATGTTAGGTGCGAGGAATTGACCCACGAATTGATGCAGTTGCTCGAAGAACGGGACACCTTGCAGCTCCGTTTGTCTAACGCTATCAGAGTGAACGAGGAGCTGAGAAGAATGGGCGGTGGGCCCGACGTTGCTCCTAGGGACGAAGCGTCCACTTCCGTTAGCGAAGAACCGATGGTGGAACATCCTTCGCCTTCCAAGTCCGAAGGACCGGTCGAGATAGCCAAAGAAGCTATCGACGCTCCCATTGGGGAAGATAAAGAGGCTCTTGCTCTGAA GCTGTCGCAGTTGCACACGGTGAGCCATACAAAAGACGTGCGATTGAGGGATGAACGAGAACTGAGGCACACGCAACAAATGTCTTTGCTAGCGCACAAAGACGTTTTAAGTACATTACCACCCGAAGCAGCTGCCAGGCTCGTCAATGCAAATTATACACTCT CTAGAGATGTTCAGAGCCAGTCGAGCGTTCTACTGAATTGGCTGTGGGGAAAAAG TACGCCAAAGGTGGTACATATGTGA